GCCCCTCATGAACCAGATGGGCTGCTGCCTTGGTCCCATTCGGGCCCTTTCTCGCACTTCTCAGTATTTAGGTATATAAGAGAAATATATTTAGGTACACCTAATACCTGAGGAGCGAAGGGCATGGGCAAGGCAGTGGGCATGACGCCCAACCGAGAGGACTACCTCAAGGCCCTCTACAAGCTCGGTGGCCTGGAAGGGCTGGTAAGCAACAAGCAGATTGCCGAGGAGCTGCAGGTCTCGCCCGCCTCCGTCACGGAGATACTGGGCAAGATGGAGCGCGAGGGGCTCATTCACTACGAGCCCTACAAGGGCTCCCGTCTCGCCGAGAAGGGAGTTCCGCTGGCTGTCTCCCTGGTGCGCGGGCATCGCCTCTGGGAGGTGTTCCTGATGCGCTGCCTCGGATACTCGTGGAGCGAGGCCCACGAGGACGCGGAGCTTCTCGAGCACGCCACCTCTCCGCGACTGGAGGACCGCCTGGACCAGTTTCTTAACTATCCCGCTTACTGCCCCCATGGCAGCGCGATTCCCCGTGCCGACGGTCAGGTCGAGGATGCTCCCACGCAGCCCCTGAGCCAGCTTGGCGTGGGAGCGTTCTCCCATATCCGCCGCGTGACCGAGGAGCGGGAGCTCATGGACTACCTCCAGGAGAACGGAGTCCAGATAGGGAGCCCGGTCCTCGTCATAGACGCTGCGGCCTACGAGGGTCCGCTCACCCTCGACCTCGACGGTCGCCGCGTTCAGATCAGCTACAAGGCCGCCGGCAAGATCTACGTGGACCAGGTGTCCGGCGGCGCGGATTCGACTCTATGAAAGGAGGCGTCATGCACGGCACGCAGATTTCGCTCGACCAGCTGCCCATGGGCCAAAGCGGCAGGGTCGCGTCCCTCAAGACGGGCGGATCCGTCAAAAGGCGCATGCTTGACCTCGGAATTGTCGAGGGAACCCCGATAGAGGCACTCTACCGAAGTCCCTCGGGCAACCCCGTCGCCTAACTCATTCGCGGAGCGGTTATTGCCCTGCGCTCCGATGACTCGGAGAAGATCTTGGTGGTTCCGGAAGGCGACTGGGCGTAGCGAGCGTTTTTATTTTTTGGTTTAGTTTTTAGGAGGTTCCCCACATGGGGCTCACGAGCGCATCAACAGGAGCACAGGTCCTCCACCCCTCTGGCCTGCATATCGAGAAAGAAACCGAGAAAGACCGCGTCATCGCCCTTGCCGGCAACCCCAACGTGGGAAAGAGCACGGTCTTCAACGCCTTGACCGGCATGAACCAGCACACGGGCAACTGGCCGGGCAAGACCGTCGTCAACGCGCAGGGGCGGTGCCGCCACAAGGACACCAACTTCATCCTCGTGGACATCCCGGGCACCTACTCGCTCATGGCGAACTCGGAGGAGGAAGAGGTCGCGCGCGACTTCATCTGCTTCGGCGGGGCCGACGCCGTGGTGGTCGTGGCCGATGCCACCTGCCTGGAGAGAAACCTCAACCTCGTCCTGCAGACCATGGAGATCACCGACCGCGTGGCGCTCTGCGTCAACCTGATGGACGAGGCTGCCAAGAAGGACATCCTCATCAACCTCGACCTGCTCTCTTCTCGGCTGGGAATTCCGGTCGTGGGGACCGCCGCCCGCTCCGGCGAGGGACTGGACGCCGTGATGGACGCGGTCAAGGGGCTCGCGGACAAGACGGGGCCCGCCCATTCCCTTGTTATAGCGTACGGCGACCAGATTGAGGATGCCATTCACCAGGTGGAGCCCGCGGTGGTAGCCGCTCTGCCCGCAGGTGCCAACACCCGTTGGATCGCCCTCAAGCTGATCGACGGTGACAAGAGCCTCATGGACTCCCTCGATGCCTACTTCGGCTTTGACCTTATGCAGAACGAGGGCGTTTCTCGTGCTGTTAAAGAGGCAAGGCGGACACTGGGGGAGTCCGGCATAGCCGAGGATCAGCTCAGAAGCAAAATAGTGACGAAGATCGTCAACACCGGTGAGGGAATCTGTAAGGGTGCAGTCATATTCAAGACCAAGGAGTATGCCGAGCGCGACCGCAAGATCGACAAGATCCTGACCTCAAAGGCCACGGGCATCCCGATCATGATCTTGCTGCTGTTCGGAATCTTCTGGTTCACCATCACGGGGGCCAACGTTCCGTCAGATCTTCTCGCTGACTCTCTGTTCTCCCTGGAAGCGCCCCTCTCGCAGCTCTTCGTAAACATCGGAGCACCGGAATGGCTGCGTGGCATGCTTGTTGACGGCCTCTACAAGACGGCCGCATGGGTCATCTCCGTCATGCTGCCGCCCATGGCGATCTTCTTCCCGCTCTTCACGCTGATGGAGGACCTGGGCTACCTGCCGCGTGTCGCGTTCAACCTGGACAACTTCTTCCGTAAGGCCCAGGCGCATGGGAAGCAGGCCCTCACCATGTGCATGGGGTTTGGATGCAACGCCTGCGGCGTAATCGGCTGCCGCATCATCGACTCGCCGCGCGAGCGCCTGATCGCGATTCTCACCAACAACTTCGTTCCCTGCAAC
This is a stretch of genomic DNA from Thermophilibacter immobilis. It encodes these proteins:
- the feoB gene encoding ferrous iron transport protein B, whose product is MGLTSASTGAQVLHPSGLHIEKETEKDRVIALAGNPNVGKSTVFNALTGMNQHTGNWPGKTVVNAQGRCRHKDTNFILVDIPGTYSLMANSEEEEVARDFICFGGADAVVVVADATCLERNLNLVLQTMEITDRVALCVNLMDEAAKKDILINLDLLSSRLGIPVVGTAARSGEGLDAVMDAVKGLADKTGPAHSLVIAYGDQIEDAIHQVEPAVVAALPAGANTRWIALKLIDGDKSLMDSLDAYFGFDLMQNEGVSRAVKEARRTLGESGIAEDQLRSKIVTKIVNTGEGICKGAVIFKTKEYAERDRKIDKILTSKATGIPIMILLLFGIFWFTITGANVPSDLLADSLFSLEAPLSQLFVNIGAPEWLRGMLVDGLYKTAAWVISVMLPPMAIFFPLFTLMEDLGYLPRVAFNLDNFFRKAQAHGKQALTMCMGFGCNACGVIGCRIIDSPRERLIAILTNNFVPCNGRFPTLIAIITMFFAGAVGGAFQSVVSTLMLTGTIVLGVFMTLMVSKLLSKTILKGMPSSFQLELPPYRRPQIGKVIVRSIFDRTLFVLGRAVSVAAPAGIVIWLLANIHVGSLSLLAYCAGFLDPFGRFIGMDGYILMAFILGFPANEIVVPILIMSYMAAGTLVDFDSFAQLHTLLVANGWTWLTAVCTMLFCLLHWPCGTTVLTVKKETQSVKWAAISFALPTLTGIVICAIVANGVRFLGLA
- a CDS encoding FeoA family protein — encoded protein: MHGTQISLDQLPMGQSGRVASLKTGGSVKRRMLDLGIVEGTPIEALYRSPSGNPVA
- a CDS encoding metal-dependent transcriptional regulator, giving the protein MGKAVGMTPNREDYLKALYKLGGLEGLVSNKQIAEELQVSPASVTEILGKMEREGLIHYEPYKGSRLAEKGVPLAVSLVRGHRLWEVFLMRCLGYSWSEAHEDAELLEHATSPRLEDRLDQFLNYPAYCPHGSAIPRADGQVEDAPTQPLSQLGVGAFSHIRRVTEERELMDYLQENGVQIGSPVLVIDAAAYEGPLTLDLDGRRVQISYKAAGKIYVDQVSGGADSTL